In Eucalyptus grandis isolate ANBG69807.140 chromosome 4, ASM1654582v1, whole genome shotgun sequence, the following proteins share a genomic window:
- the LOC104441221 gene encoding berberine bridge enzyme-like 26 has product MAYFTLHHHFALLFLLAAPLVAFATSIPDGFLQCLSLHSRNASAISKLVYTPINSWYYSVLDITIQNLRFLTPSAPKPNYIVTPLDVSHVQATIICSQQYGLQMRTRSGGHDYEGLSYLSEVPFVIVDMANFQLISVDVEDKTAWVQSGATVGELYYRIAEKSKTLGFPAGLCPTVGVSGHFSGGGYGTLLRKYGLAADNVIDVQLVDAQGRLLDRVAMGEDLFWAIRGGGGGSFGVVVSWKVKLVPVPSTVTVFTILRTLEQNATKLVHQWQLVANELPDDLFIRLILQSYNSGPNGTRTMQAIFNTLYLGGVNSLLEVTRSRFPELNVTRQDCTEMSWIESVLYFAGFPSGTPLEVLLNRSSNTKTFFKNKLDYVKEPIPESDLEGMWERFFEEDQGVPIMIWNPYGGKMAEISESAIPFPHRAGILYKIQHITAWTTGGNEAAPKHVSWIRSFYGYMEQYVSKSPREAYINYRDLDIGMNNVIGDTSYKQASVWGKKYFKNNFDRLVRVKTAVDPDNFFRHEQSIPPFSSLKKSKNSRVSMCSSQ; this is encoded by the coding sequence ATGGCATACTTCACTTTGCACCATCACTTTGcacttctctttctcttggcAGCTCCTTTGGTAGCTTTTGCTACCAGTATTCCTGATGGTTTCCTGCAATGCCTCTCTCTTCACTCCAGAAACGCATCTGCAATCTCTAAACTCGTTTATACTCCAATCAACTCTTGGTACTATTCTGTCTTGGACATTACCATACAGAACCTGCGCTTCTTGACTCCTTCTGCTCCGAAACCTAATTACATCGTGACGCCGCTCGACGTCTCTCATGTCCAAGCCACCATTATCTGCTCCCAACAGTACGGACTCCAAATGAGGACCCGAAGTGGCGGTCACGACTATGAAGGCCTTTCGTATTTGTCCGAAGTCCCATTTGTCATTGTCGATATGGCGAATTTCCAATTGATCTCTGTGGATGTGGAGGACAAAACTGCGTGGGTCCAGTCGGGTGCAACGGTCGGTGAGCTTTACTATAGGATCGCTGAGAAGAGCAAAACCCTAGGCTTTCCGGCCGGCCTTTGCCCCACAGTTGGCGTCAGCGGGCACTTCAGCGGTGGAGGCTACGGCACGCTGCTGCGCAAATATGGCCTTGCTGCCGATAATGTAATTGACGTGCAGTTGGTCGACGCCCAGGGTCGGCTCCTAGATAGAGTAGCAATGGGGGAAGATCTCTTTTGGGCAATCcgaggtggaggaggtggcAGCTTCGGTGTAGTAGTGTCCTGGAAAGTCAAGCTAGTCCCGGTGCCGTCAACCGTGACCGTGTTCACGATCCTGAGGACGTTGGAACAAAATGCGACGAAGCTCGTACACCAGTGGCAGCTTGTTGCAAACGAGCTCCCCGACGACCTATTCATACGGCTGATCTTGCAGAGCTACAACTCCGGCCCCAACGGGACGAGGACGATGCAAGCCATTTTCAACACCCTTTACCTCGGCGGGGTCAACTCGCTCCTTGAGGTGACAAGGAGCCGCTTCCCGGAGCTCAACGTCACGAGACAGGACTGCACCGAGATGAGCTGGATTGAGTCCGTCCTCTACTTCGCGGGGTTTCCGAGCGGAACACCCTTGGAAGTCTTGCTCAACAGGAGCTCCAACACCAAAACTTTCTTCAAGAACAAATTGGATTATGTGAAGGAGCCAATCCCTGAGAGTGACTTAGAGGGCATGTGGGAGAGATTCTTTGAGGAAGATCAAGGGGTGCCTATAATGATTTGGAACCCCTATGGCGGGAAAATGGCAGAAATTTCTGAATCTGCCATTCCCTTCCCTCACAGAGCTGGGATTTTGTACAAGATCCAGCACATAACGGCCTGGACCACTGGAGGCAACGAGGCTGCGCCAAAGCATGTGAGTTGGATACGAAGCTTCTACGGTTATATGGAGCAGTATGTGTCGAAATCGCCTCGAGAGGCCTACATCAACTACAGGGATCTCGACATAGGAATGAACAATGTGATAGGCGACACAAGTTATAAGCAAGCCAGCGTTTGGGGAAAGAAATActtcaagaacaattttgacAGGTTGGTACGTGTGAAGACCGCGGTCGATCCTGACAACTTTTTCCGGCATGAGCAAAGTATTCCTCCGTTTTCATCTTTAAAGAAAAGTAAGAATAGTCGAGTTTCGATGTGTTCATCGCAATAA